A stretch of the Arachis stenosperma cultivar V10309 chromosome 6, arast.V10309.gnm1.PFL2, whole genome shotgun sequence genome encodes the following:
- the LOC130932943 gene encoding translocase of chloroplast 34, whose translation MAPQFTREWTGINTFAPATQTKLLELLGKLKQENVNSLTILVMGKGGVGKSSTVNSIIGERIVSISPFQSESPRPMMISRSRAGFTLNIIDTPGLIEGGYINDMALDIIKRFLLNKTIDVLLYVDRLDAYRVDNLDKLIVKAITDSFGKAIWSKAIVALTHAQFSPPDGLAYDEFFSKRSEALLKVVRLGARIKKDAFQAAGVPVVLVENSGRCNKNDSDEKVLPNGIAWIPHLVQTITEIALNKNESVHVDKKLIEGPNPNQRGKLWIPLIFALQYFFVMKPIEGLIQNDIQNESKPAWELRDAASRRRNRY comes from the exons ATGGCGCCCCAATTCACGCGTGAGTGGACAGGAATCAATACCTTTGCGCCTGCTACCCAGACAAAGTTGCTTGAGCTCTTGGGAAAGCTTAAACAAGAg AATGTGAACTCTTTGACCATACTTGTGATGGGGAAAGGTGGTGTTGGGAAATCTTCAACTGTCAATTCCATCATTGGGGAAAGAATAGTTTCTATTAGCCCATTTCAG TCGGAAAGTCCACGGCCGATGATGATATCGCGATCAAGGGCGGGTTTTACGTTAAACATTATTGATACTCCTGGTCTAATTGAAGGGGGATATATCAATGATATGGCGCTTGATATAATAAAACG TTTCCTTTTGAACAAGACCATAGATGTTCTGCTTTACGTGGATCGCTTGGATGCGTACAGAGTGGACAACTTGGACAAGTTGATCGTCAAAGCTATAACAGATAGTTTTGGCAAAGCAATATGGAGTAAGGCTATAGTAGCTCTAACACATGCTCAGTTCTCTCCACCAGATGGTTTGGCTTATGATGAATTCTTCTCGAAAAGATCTGAGGCTCTATTGAAAGTTGTTAGATTGGGTGCCCGGATAAAGAAAGATGCGTTTCAG GCTGCTGGTGTTCCTGTTGTTTTGGTCGAGAACAGTGGGAGATGCAACAAGAACGATAGTGATGAAAAG GTTCTTCCAAATGGAATTGCTTGGATTCCTCATCTAGTGCAAACAATCACAGAAATCGCATTAAACAAAAATGAGTCTGTTCATGTCGACAAGAAGCTGATTGAAGGGCCAAATCCTAATCAAAGGGGAAAACTGTGGATTCCTCTTATATTTGCTCTCCAA TATTTCTTTGTCATGAAGCCAATAGAAGGACTGATCCAGAATGACATTCAGAACGAGAGTAAGCCAGCGTGGGAGTTGCGGGATGCAGCATCTCGGAGGAGAAATCGATATTAG